The DNA window CTGGCGGGGAATTTAGCAACGGCGGCCGGCAAGAGAAATCTGTTTGGCCGTTCAACGCAGCAAAGTAGCAGGACTGTTCCCTCCGTGGAGGTCTCGTTTCAACCGCTGTTAGGGGAGTTTCATCCAGCGATGGCAGGGACGACCCGTTAGGAGGCGACCAGGATTGCACTGTTCTTACTATTCCGAGGCACCTAATATCACTATTAACAGGACCGAGGTGGCAGTGGGACCGAGTATTACCTCCCTTCAATGGGTTGTGAAGTGTTCGCATTTGGAACCacaattttctttttcttgggTCAGGTGATGAGTTTTTCGcgaaagtgaaaaattttttgttttttttttggcgaTGGCTTCAAAACTTCCGATGAGCAAGCTCTCTCTTTTTACACAAGGCGACAGTGAGACAGGTTCTATTCCCTGGATTCAACATACTCAGATCAATTGCAAGCATGGCAAGGAGAAAGAATTTTAAGAAGGGGGGGAAGAAGACGTTTGGCGCTCGTGACGATACGAGGGCGCAGAAGGGATGGACGGAACTCGTTAGAGAGAACGAGAAGTGGGAGATCTACTACCAGAAATTGGCTTTGTTCCCGTTGGAACAATGGGATAGCTTCAAGAAGACGTGTCAGGAACCCCTGCCCCTGACTTTCAGGATCACTGGGTCCAGGAAACACGCCAACGAAGTACTCGAGTTGTTCAAGGAGAGACACCTGCCCAATTTGACAAACGTTACATTCGAAGGtgagaagttgaaggaacCCTTGGAATTGCATTGGTACCCTAACAAACTTGCGTGGCAACTGGATGTCCCCAAGACAGTCATCCGTAAGAATGAGCAGTTCGCCAAGACGCAGAGATTCCTCGTTATTGAGAACGCAGTGGGGAACATCTCTAGACAGGAGGCAGTGTCCATGATCCCACCCATTGTGCTCGAAGTCGAACCACAGCACACAGTGTTGGACATGTGTGCCGCGCCAGGGTCCAAGACTGCACAGTTACTGGAGGCCCTCCACAGAGACACCGATGAACCCACCGGGTTTGTTGTTGCCAACGACGCGGATAACAGAAGATCGCACATGTTGGTGCACCAATTGAAAAGGTTGAACAGTGCCAATTTGATCGTAGTTAACCACGATGCACAATTCTTCCCGCGAATCAAAACCTCGAAAAACTCGGAGAAGAAGAGTGACCTGCTTAAATTCGACAGGATCCTGTGTGACGTCCCCTGTTCCGGAGACGGGACAATGAGGAAGAACGTCAATGTGTGGAGGGACTGGAACACGCAGAACGCACTTGGGTTGCACCAGGTTCAAGCGAACATCCTGAACAGAGGTTTGCATCTGCTGAAGAAGGGCGGGAGACTGGTCTACTCGACTTGTTCGATGAACCCAATCGAAAACGAGGCAGTCGTCGCACAGGCATTGAGGAAATGGGGGGATAAAGTTCGCCTAGTTAACTGTGACGATAAGCTACCAGGTTTGGTGAGAAATAAGGGGATCTCCAAGTGGCCCACACTCAACAGGAACATGGAGGAGATGGAAAAGGGCCAAGAGGGCGCCAACGACAGTTGGTTCCAACCcacagaggaggaggccGAAAAgttccaattggaaaacTGTATCAGGGTTTATCCTCATCAACAGAATACAGGTGGGTTTTTCATCACCGTGTTCGAGAAGgtggacgaggaggaaacaGCAAGTAACAAAAGATTGGCCTCTGAGACACCAACTGAGGAATTGGCTGCCAAAAAGACAAAGGCTGAAGAAGCTGGCGCCGTTCAACCGCGcaagaaagagagactCCCACGTGACGCCAACGAGGAGCCATTCGTGTTTGTCGATCCAAAACATCAGGCCATCGAGTCCTGTTGGAATTTCTACGGCATCGATGACAAGTTTGACCGCGAAACGTGTCTGGTGCGTAACGCCACTGGTGAACCAACAAGGGTCATATACACAGTGTCCAccgctttgaaggatattATACAGGCAAATGATGACAGATTGAAGATCATCTACTCGGGGGTCAGACTGTTCGTATCTCAAAGAAGCGACATAGAGTGCTCTTGGAGAATCCAGAGCGAATCGTTGCCAGTGATGAAACATCATATGAACGGGAAAAGAATAGTCAAGGCCAAATTGCCCATGTTGAAGCTTCTACTCAATGAATCGTTCCCCAAGTTCGAAGACATGGAGGAACAACACATTGACGACAAGTTCATCGCCGACTTGCAGGAACTGACCTCCGGCTGTGCGTTCATCGAATTTGACAGAGAGGacgaaaacaaagaaaacttgttcttgcCCGTCTGGAAGGGTACCAAGTGTAT is part of the Huiozyma naganishii CBS 8797 chromosome 4, complete genome genome and encodes:
- the KNAG0D02050 gene encoding uncharacterized protein (similar to Saccharomyces cerevisiae NCL1 (YBL024W); ancestral locus Anc_8.171), which translates into the protein MARRKNFKKGGKKTFGARDDTRAQKGWTELVRENEKWEIYYQKLALFPLEQWDSFKKTCQEPLPLTFRITGSRKHANEVLELFKERHLPNLTNVTFEGEKLKEPLELHWYPNKLAWQLDVPKTVIRKNEQFAKTQRFLVIENAVGNISRQEAVSMIPPIVLEVEPQHTVLDMCAAPGSKTAQLLEALHRDTDEPTGFVVANDADNRRSHMLVHQLKRLNSANLIVVNHDAQFFPRIKTSKNSEKKSDLLKFDRILCDVPCSGDGTMRKNVNVWRDWNTQNALGLHQVQANILNRGLHLLKKGGRLVYSTCSMNPIENEAVVAQALRKWGDKVRLVNCDDKLPGLVRNKGISKWPTLNRNMEEMEKGQEGANDSWFQPTEEEAEKFQLENCIRVYPHQQNTGGFFITVFEKVDEEETASNKRLASETPTEELAAKKTKAEEAGAVQPRKKERLPRDANEEPFVFVDPKHQAIESCWNFYGIDDKFDRETCLVRNATGEPTRVIYTVSTALKDIIQANDDRLKIIYSGVRLFVSQRSDIECSWRIQSESLPVMKHHMNGKRIVKAKLPMLKLLLNESFPKFEDMEEQHIDDKFIADLQELTSGCAFIEFDREDENKENLFLPVWKGTKCINLMVCKEDTHELLYRIFGIETTANHNPKAEAQAKKAELEKKEEETNSSAEPKQD